One Sus scrofa isolate TJ Tabasco breed Duroc chromosome 1, Sscrofa11.1, whole genome shotgun sequence DNA segment encodes these proteins:
- the C1H9orf57 gene encoding LOW QUALITY PROTEIN: uncharacterized protein C9orf57 homolog (The sequence of the model RefSeq protein was modified relative to this genomic sequence to represent the inferred CDS: deleted 2 bases in 1 codon), whose product MKKAEIRMRSTVFSGAFLLFCLLGALYVVAKPEYRFGFLFVSPPQPPCPFLFSPYFFPPILQGVGGVICRACNLSIPFHGCLLDFGTCRTKPGQYCMKETHSKDGIQWYSVKGCTESKKECFQRTVTPNEVHSTHCCYRSMCNF is encoded by the exons ATGAAGAAGGCAG aAATC AGAATGAGAAGTACAGTCTTCAGTGGTGCTTTTCTGTTATTCTGCCTCTTAGGTG CTTTATATGTAGTTGCCAAACCAGAGTATAGA tttggatttctctttgtctcccccccccagcccccgtgtccatttctattttcaccttattttttccctcctattCTTCAAGGTGTTGGAGGTGTGATCTGTAGGGCATGCAACCTCTCAATCCCTTTCCATGGATGTCTATTAGACTTTGGAACCTGCCGAACAAAACCTGGTCAATACTGTATGAAAGAGACCCATAGTAAAG ATGGAATTCAATGGTATTCAGTTAAAGGTTGCACAGAGAGCAAGAAGGAGTGCTTCCAGAGAACTGTGACACCTAATGAAGTTCACTCTACTCACTGCTGCTATCGTTCTATGTGCAATTTCTGA